From the Leptolyngbya sp. O-77 genome, one window contains:
- the mnmH gene encoding tRNA 2-selenouridine(34) synthase MnmH, producing the protein MTQALALSDFLAVPGVLLDVRSPAEFAQGHIPGAISFPLFTDDERAQVGICYKQQGRDAAVELGFALAGPKFAGFIAQARSLAGSGPVRLHCWRGGMRSEAVAWVLGMGGLSVKTLVGGYKTFRRWALTVPAWMRPIWILGGMTGTGKTAVLHALAERGEQVLDLEAIAHHRGSSFGMLGQPPQPTNEQFENEIAVRWAAFDPTRPVWIEAESKRIGLCRVPEALFRQMDRAAVLELVRPKAERLEILVRDYGDFSTNDLIAATERIRKRLGGLRTQEAIALLQARRLPEAFDLLLTYYDKTYTYDLTRRSVPRYPIDVAGCSADECGDRLLTFARTLPATVLDDPSAVANLAVTPNA; encoded by the coding sequence ATGACCCAAGCGCTTGCTCTATCCGATTTTCTGGCTGTGCCCGGAGTGCTGCTCGATGTCCGTAGCCCGGCCGAGTTTGCCCAGGGACACATTCCCGGCGCAATCAGCTTTCCGCTGTTTACCGATGACGAGCGGGCGCAGGTGGGGATTTGCTACAAGCAGCAGGGGCGCGATGCTGCCGTGGAACTGGGCTTTGCCCTGGCGGGGCCAAAGTTTGCTGGGTTTATTGCCCAGGCGCGATCGCTCGCCGGAAGTGGCCCGGTGCGGCTGCACTGCTGGCGCGGCGGAATGCGGAGTGAAGCCGTGGCCTGGGTGCTGGGCATGGGGGGGCTGTCCGTGAAGACGCTGGTGGGCGGCTACAAAACCTTTCGGCGGTGGGCGCTGACGGTTCCCGCATGGATGCGGCCAATCTGGATTCTGGGCGGCATGACCGGCACAGGCAAGACGGCCGTGCTGCACGCGCTGGCGGAACGCGGCGAACAAGTGCTGGATTTGGAGGCGATCGCCCACCACCGGGGCAGCAGTTTCGGCATGTTGGGACAGCCGCCCCAGCCCACCAATGAGCAATTTGAAAACGAGATTGCTGTGCGCTGGGCGGCGTTTGACCCCACACGCCCCGTGTGGATCGAAGCCGAAAGCAAGCGCATTGGACTCTGCCGAGTGCCGGAGGCGCTGTTTCGCCAGATGGATCGGGCAGCCGTGCTGGAGTTGGTGCGCCCCAAAGCAGAGCGGCTGGAAATTTTGGTCAGAGACTATGGCGATTTTTCTACCAACGACCTGATCGCCGCCACCGAGCGCATCCGCAAGCGCCTGGGCGGACTACGAACTCAAGAGGCGATCGCCCTCTTGCAAGCGCGGCGGCTCCCCGAAGCCTTCGACCTGCTGCTCACCTACTACGACAAAACCTACACCTACGACCTGACGCGCCGTTCCGTTCCTCGCTATCCCATTGATGTAGCTGGCTGTTCGGCAGATGAATGTGGCGATCGCCTCCTGACCTTCGCCCGCACCCTACCCGCTACGGTTTTGGATGATCCGTCTGCTGTTGCCAACCTCGCTGTGACTCCCAATGCTTAA
- a CDS encoding RsmB/NOP family class I SAM-dependent RNA methyltransferase: MPNPKIQNLKSKLKSKIDTVEKPSNLLLKLSRQLFDDPLEQGRFVTALTQPQPFHPCILWCRPRPEALPFAIAPTVSWQPALVDRLALGERPGAHPWHEAGYFYCLDFSSVFAIFPITLLREQAGGPPQVIIDLCASPGGKGIFAGTTLQPALLLSNETIGKRMGALVSNLRRCFTPAENTAPQRVAAVSLDSQALAEAMPQAADLVIVDAPCTGQSLLAKGETAPGCFHPVSINKNANRQKRILANAARLVAPGGHLAYMTCAYSPAENEGVMDWLLERFPQFAPVSVPPLAAFQSCLAEVPCYRMFPQGGLGAGAFTVLLQNQGTGVAREIGEAGWAEFWGRSRQRCGAISRPVWIRDRPDHSPLS; encoded by the coding sequence ATGCCCAACCCAAAAATCCAAAATCTAAAATCCAAACTAAAATCCAAAATCGACACCGTGGAAAAGCCCTCAAACCTTCTGCTCAAGCTCAGCCGCCAGTTATTTGATGATCCGCTGGAGCAGGGGCGCTTTGTCACTGCGCTAACGCAGCCGCAGCCGTTTCACCCGTGCATTCTCTGGTGTCGCCCGCGGCCGGAGGCCTTGCCGTTTGCGATCGCCCCCACCGTGTCCTGGCAGCCTGCCCTGGTCGATCGACTGGCGCTGGGAGAGCGGCCGGGCGCTCATCCGTGGCACGAGGCGGGGTATTTCTACTGCCTGGATTTTTCGTCGGTGTTCGCTATTTTCCCCATCACGCTGCTGAGGGAGCAGGCAGGTGGGCCGCCCCAGGTCATCATCGACCTCTGCGCTTCCCCTGGCGGCAAGGGCATCTTTGCAGGCACAACGCTGCAACCCGCACTCTTGCTGAGCAACGAAACCATCGGCAAGCGCATGGGGGCCCTGGTGTCGAACCTGCGGCGATGTTTTACCCCCGCCGAAAACACTGCGCCGCAGCGAGTGGCCGCCGTCAGCCTGGATTCGCAAGCGCTCGCCGAAGCAATGCCCCAGGCGGCGGATCTGGTCATCGTCGATGCGCCCTGCACGGGGCAGTCGCTCCTGGCAAAGGGCGAAACCGCACCGGGCTGCTTCCATCCGGTTTCCATCAACAAAAATGCCAATCGGCAAAAGCGGATTCTGGCAAATGCAGCGCGGCTAGTCGCCCCCGGTGGACACCTTGCCTACATGACCTGCGCCTATTCTCCCGCCGAAAATGAGGGCGTGATGGACTGGTTACTGGAACGGTTTCCCCAGTTTGCGCCTGTGTCAGTGCCCCCGCTGGCGGCGTTTCAGTCGTGCCTGGCGGAGGTGCCCTGCTACCGCATGTTTCCTCAAGGCGGGCTGGGGGCGGGCGCGTTTACGGTGCTGCTGCAAAACCAGGGGACAGGCGTGGCAAGGGAGATTGGGGAAGCGGGTTGGGCGGAATTTTGGGGGCGATCGCGCCAGCGTTGCGGAGCAATATCGCGCCCCGTCTGGATTCGAGACAGGCCTGACCATTCGCCGCTGAGTTAG
- a CDS encoding flavin prenyltransferase UbiX gives MQSQTSSLPLILGVTGASGLIYAVRSLKFLLQADYAVELVASKSTYMVWQAELGIRMPAEPAQQEEFWRQQASVEQGGKLRCHPWGDVGANIASGSFRTAGMLVMPCSMSTVGKLAAGLSSDLLERAADVQLKEGRKLVIVPRETPFSLIHLRNLTTLAEAGAQIVPAIPAWYHHPQTVEDLVDFVVARALDQFGIDCVPLQRWEGH, from the coding sequence TTGCAATCTCAAACTTCCTCTCTTCCCCTAATTCTCGGTGTCACGGGCGCATCTGGGCTGATCTATGCCGTGCGATCGCTCAAGTTTTTGCTTCAGGCAGATTATGCCGTCGAACTGGTTGCGTCCAAATCGACCTATATGGTGTGGCAGGCAGAACTGGGCATTCGGATGCCTGCGGAACCTGCCCAGCAGGAGGAGTTTTGGCGGCAGCAGGCGAGCGTAGAACAGGGGGGCAAATTGCGCTGTCATCCCTGGGGGGATGTGGGAGCCAATATTGCCAGCGGCTCCTTTCGCACGGCGGGGATGCTGGTAATGCCGTGCAGCATGAGTACCGTGGGCAAACTGGCGGCGGGCCTCAGCTCTGACCTGCTGGAGCGGGCCGCAGATGTGCAGCTGAAGGAAGGGCGTAAACTAGTAATTGTACCCCGCGAAACGCCCTTTAGCCTAATTCATCTCCGGAACCTCACGACCCTGGCCGAAGCTGGAGCGCAGATTGTGCCAGCGATTCCGGCCTGGTATCACCACCCGCAGACGGTAGAAGATTTGGTAGATTTTGTCGTGGCGCGGGCACTGGATCAGTTTGGCATTGACTGTGTACCGCTCCAGCGCTGGGAGGGACATTAG
- the trxA gene encoding thioredoxin encodes MDKCLSCGNQPKHFSKLIRHFMSSSVVVISDAEFETTVLQTDQPVLVYFWAPWCGPCRLMSPMMESVASQYGDRLKIVKMEVDANPEAVARYKVEGVPALILFRAGQPVEAIEGVVNKQRIEGFLDAHLPQPA; translated from the coding sequence ATGGATAAGTGCCTGTCCTGCGGCAATCAACCCAAACACTTTAGCAAGCTGATTAGACATTTTATGAGTAGCAGTGTGGTGGTCATTTCTGACGCTGAGTTTGAAACGACCGTTCTGCAAACCGACCAGCCCGTGCTGGTGTATTTTTGGGCCCCCTGGTGTGGGCCCTGTCGCCTGATGTCGCCAATGATGGAGTCGGTAGCCAGTCAGTATGGCGATCGCCTCAAAATTGTCAAAATGGAAGTCGATGCCAATCCCGAAGCGGTCGCCCGCTACAAGGTAGAAGGCGTGCCCGCCCTGATTCTGTTTCGAGCAGGACAGCCCGTGGAGGCGATCGAGGGTGTGGTTAACAAGCAGCGGATTGAGGGCTTTTTGGACGCGCATTTGCCTCAGCCTGCGTAG
- the ftsH2 gene encoding ATP-dependent zinc metalloprotease FtsH2 codes for MKLSWRVILLWTLPALVVGFFFWQGAFTTSPMDMGRNTASTRMTYGRFLEYLDAGRVTSVDLYEGGRTAIVEAVDPELDNRIQRLRVDLPGNAPELVSRLRTDHISFDVHPPRNDAAIWGLLGNLLFPILLIGGLFLLFRRSSNVPGGPGQAMNFGKSRARFMMEAKTGVMFDDVAGIEEAKEELQEVVTFLKKPERFTAVGAKIPKGVLLVGPPGTGKTLLAKAIAGEAGVPFFSISGSEFVEMFVGVGASRVRDLFKKAKENAPCIIFIDEIDAVGRQRGAGIGGGNDEREQTLNQLLTEMDGFEGNTGIIIIAATNRPDVLDSALLRPGRFDRQVEVSPPDIKGRLEVLQVHARNKKLAKEVSLEAIARRTPGFSGADLANLLNEAAILTARRRKDEITMLEIDDAVDRVVAGMEGTPLVDSKSKRLIAYHEIGHAIVGTLVKDHDPVQKVTLIPRGQAQGLTWFTPSEDQALISRSQILARIMGALGGRAAEQVIFGDAEVTTGAGNDLQQVTGMARQMVTRFGMSDLGPVSLESQQGEVFLGRDWMTRSEYSEEIAARIDAQVRSIVEHCYEETCRIIRDNRVVIDRLVDLLIEKETIDGDEFRRIVAEYVDVPEKESYVPQL; via the coding sequence ATGAAACTTTCCTGGAGAGTCATCCTCCTTTGGACATTGCCAGCCCTGGTGGTCGGCTTCTTCTTCTGGCAGGGTGCGTTTACCACCTCCCCGATGGATATGGGGCGAAACACCGCCAGCACCCGTATGACCTACGGCCGTTTCCTGGAATATCTGGATGCGGGCCGCGTGACCAGTGTGGATTTGTATGAGGGCGGTCGCACGGCCATTGTGGAAGCCGTTGATCCAGAGTTGGATAATCGCATTCAGCGGTTGCGGGTTGATTTGCCAGGAAATGCGCCAGAACTGGTTTCCAGGCTAAGAACCGACCATATTAGTTTTGACGTGCATCCGCCCCGCAACGATGCTGCAATTTGGGGACTGCTGGGCAATCTGCTGTTCCCCATCCTGCTAATTGGCGGATTGTTCCTGCTATTCCGCCGCTCTAGCAATGTGCCGGGTGGCCCTGGGCAGGCGATGAACTTTGGCAAGTCTCGCGCCCGCTTCATGATGGAAGCTAAGACCGGCGTGATGTTTGACGACGTAGCAGGCATCGAAGAAGCGAAGGAAGAACTGCAAGAAGTCGTTACCTTCCTGAAAAAGCCGGAGCGCTTTACTGCTGTCGGTGCCAAGATTCCCAAGGGCGTGCTGCTGGTGGGCCCGCCGGGAACCGGCAAAACGCTGCTGGCGAAGGCGATCGCCGGAGAGGCAGGCGTTCCCTTCTTCAGCATTTCTGGCTCAGAATTTGTGGAAATGTTCGTCGGCGTGGGTGCGTCTCGCGTCCGCGACCTGTTCAAAAAAGCCAAGGAAAACGCTCCTTGCATCATCTTCATTGATGAAATTGACGCTGTTGGCCGTCAGCGCGGCGCGGGCATCGGCGGCGGCAATGACGAGCGGGAGCAGACGTTGAACCAGCTACTCACCGAGATGGACGGCTTTGAGGGCAATACGGGCATCATTATCATCGCTGCTACGAACCGCCCCGACGTGCTAGATTCGGCGCTGCTGCGTCCCGGTCGCTTTGACCGACAGGTCGAGGTGTCGCCGCCAGATATCAAGGGTCGTCTGGAGGTGCTGCAAGTCCATGCTCGCAACAAGAAGCTGGCAAAGGAGGTGTCGCTGGAGGCGATCGCCCGCCGCACGCCCGGTTTCTCTGGTGCGGATCTGGCCAACCTGCTGAACGAAGCCGCCATCCTCACTGCTCGCCGTCGTAAGGACGAAATCACCATGCTGGAAATCGACGATGCGGTCGATCGCGTGGTGGCTGGCATGGAGGGCACACCCCTGGTCGATAGCAAGAGCAAGCGCCTGATTGCCTACCACGAAATTGGTCATGCCATCGTCGGTACGCTGGTGAAGGATCATGACCCGGTGCAGAAAGTGACGCTGATTCCTCGCGGTCAGGCCCAGGGCTTGACCTGGTTTACCCCTAGCGAAGACCAGGCGCTCATCTCCCGCTCACAAATCCTGGCCCGCATCATGGGTGCCCTGGGCGGACGCGCTGCGGAGCAGGTGATTTTTGGCGATGCTGAGGTCACCACCGGCGCAGGCAACGACCTGCAACAGGTGACGGGCATGGCGCGGCAAATGGTGACGCGCTTTGGCATGTCGGATTTGGGCCCGGTGTCGCTGGAGAGCCAGCAGGGTGAGGTGTTCCTGGGTCGCGACTGGATGACCCGATCGGAATATTCCGAAGAGATTGCGGCTCGGATTGATGCTCAGGTTCGCTCTATCGTGGAGCATTGCTACGAAGAAACCTGCCGCATTATTCGGGACAACCGCGTGGTGATCGATCGTCTCGTGGATCTGCTGATCGAGAAAGAAACAATCGATGGCGACGAGTTCCGCCGCATTGTGGCTGAGTATGTGGACGTGCCGGAGAAGGAGTCCTACGTGCCTCAGTTGTAG
- the recJ gene encoding single-stranded-DNA-specific exonuclease RecJ has protein sequence MSSPSPLHSRSHRIPSQRWQIADADPERAARLAAVADLSPVLGQVLLNRDIDTPDQAQVFLNPELMQLASPMDEFPDLAEAVSILQEAIARQQRIAICGDYDADGMTSTALLLRALRSLGGRVQSEIPSRMKEGYGINHRIVEDFHAQGVRVILTVDNGIAAAGPIGFARDLGMRVIVTDHHDIPPELPPAHAILNPKLIAESSPYRGLAGVGVAYILAISLAQALGQTQDLTGPLLELFTLGTIADLAPLTGVNRRWLQRGLRRLPKSQLAGVQALIQVAGVNPEQDALKPEAIGFRLGPRINAVGRIADPNIVIDLLTTDDPGVALERAMQCEEVNQLRQRLCELIEQEAIALAEAYAPNLQNDRVLLLVKDGWHHGVIGIVASRLVERYGVPVFIGTYEEGDSTRIRGSARGIPEFNVFDALQCCADILDKFGGHRAAGGFSLATENLEDVRSRLRIFANMHLQPQHLRPLIEVDAQANLRDLTLDLYQQIDRLHPCGIGNPDPVFWTPNVRVVEQQVIGKDRSHLRVVVSQDDDESGMKAIAWRWGEYCPLPSPIDIAYRLRLNEWNGQVNVELELIGIRLPGGVPIPDLPAPPPNSAEPQPSPLSPPAGLAFPFNNRTYTCHITTVEGQRELHIYNPEGQLLATRPKETWGFLGKSRAEAQPVDVSQPHYFNLIRAALNALEIAEKTDLLKKKDRLLAEKDQHINALTQQLAHLQQQLDRLSAEQPQTPRSQTEAEPDHAENQLRRPATIPQPQAQIDTMIDTMQDAVSAEFALESALPNQQAGSASPTPSAPVFPQPAFPKPAFPKNIKAHLGKKVWYCLNAQSQQDLQTAQRLMGESGGETDAAAADYADYAAADYAAVGRSLCAVVLREVVEPFIAALGEYWLEQTGDTQLGDLSLDPEEFKTPNALHILAMLLAPTWQAIRESALKMPLEPAAVDLYVSAGNPDDEAAADARYQVTEFLQTWEHPLAGWMQRDPTAAASLLAQVGQLAHGTLEQGRSRYAWQISLLQQKILGQSSESGLLQSIYGGL, from the coding sequence GTGTCCTCCCCCTCCCCCCTCCATTCCCGCTCCCACCGCATTCCCAGCCAGCGCTGGCAAATTGCGGATGCCGATCCGGAGCGGGCGGCGCGGCTGGCGGCAGTGGCCGACCTCAGCCCCGTGCTGGGGCAAGTCTTGTTGAATCGGGATATCGACACGCCCGATCAGGCGCAGGTATTTCTCAATCCAGAACTGATGCAGTTGGCCTCGCCAATGGACGAGTTTCCTGACCTGGCAGAGGCGGTGAGCATTTTGCAGGAGGCGATCGCCCGACAGCAGCGAATCGCCATCTGCGGCGACTACGATGCCGACGGCATGACCAGCACGGCGCTATTGTTGCGGGCGCTGCGATCGCTCGGTGGGCGCGTCCAGTCAGAAATTCCCAGCCGCATGAAAGAGGGCTACGGCATCAACCATCGCATCGTCGAAGACTTTCATGCCCAGGGCGTGCGGGTGATTTTAACTGTAGACAACGGCATCGCGGCGGCGGGGCCCATTGGCTTTGCCCGCGATCTGGGAATGCGCGTCATCGTCACCGATCACCACGACATTCCGCCAGAACTCCCCCCCGCCCATGCTATTCTCAACCCCAAATTAATCGCCGAAAGTTCGCCCTATCGAGGGCTGGCCGGCGTGGGCGTGGCTTACATCCTAGCGATCTCATTGGCGCAAGCGCTAGGGCAAACCCAGGATCTTACCGGGCCACTGCTGGAGCTATTTACCCTGGGCACAATCGCCGATCTAGCGCCCTTAACGGGGGTAAATCGGCGCTGGCTGCAACGGGGGCTGCGGCGACTACCCAAGTCGCAATTGGCAGGCGTACAGGCTTTGATCCAGGTGGCTGGCGTGAATCCAGAGCAGGACGCGCTGAAGCCAGAAGCCATTGGGTTTCGTCTGGGGCCGCGGATCAACGCCGTGGGGCGTATTGCCGACCCAAATATCGTCATCGACCTACTGACGACAGACGATCCGGGCGTGGCGCTGGAGCGAGCGATGCAGTGCGAAGAAGTAAACCAACTGCGGCAGCGGTTGTGCGAACTGATCGAACAGGAGGCGATCGCCCTTGCCGAGGCCTACGCGCCAAACCTGCAAAACGACCGCGTACTGCTGCTGGTGAAGGACGGCTGGCATCATGGGGTGATTGGCATCGTCGCATCGCGGCTGGTGGAGCGCTACGGCGTGCCCGTGTTCATTGGCACTTATGAAGAAGGCGACTCGACGCGGATTCGCGGCTCGGCGCGGGGCATCCCCGAATTCAACGTGTTCGACGCGCTGCAATGCTGCGCCGATATCCTCGACAAGTTTGGCGGACACCGGGCGGCCGGCGGTTTTTCCCTGGCCACAGAGAACTTGGAGGACGTGCGATCGCGCCTGCGAATCTTCGCCAACATGCACCTGCAACCCCAGCACCTGCGCCCGCTGATCGAAGTCGATGCCCAGGCCAACCTGCGCGACCTCACCCTCGACCTGTATCAGCAGATTGATCGGCTCCACCCTTGCGGCATCGGCAACCCCGACCCCGTATTTTGGACTCCCAATGTCCGCGTTGTAGAACAGCAGGTGATCGGCAAAGACCGCTCCCATCTGCGCGTCGTTGTGTCCCAGGACGATGACGAGTCCGGCATGAAGGCGATCGCCTGGCGTTGGGGCGAATATTGCCCCCTACCCAGTCCCATTGACATCGCCTACCGCCTCCGCCTCAACGAGTGGAACGGTCAGGTCAATGTCGAGCTAGAACTCATCGGCATCCGTCTTCCTGGCGGCGTTCCCATCCCAGATTTGCCAGCCCCTCCGCCTAACTCGGCCGAACCCCAGCCCAGCCCACTCTCCCCTCCTGCTGGACTCGCCTTCCCCTTCAACAACCGCACCTACACCTGCCACATCACCACCGTAGAGGGCCAGCGGGAACTGCACATCTACAATCCTGAAGGGCAGCTTTTGGCCACTCGCCCCAAAGAAACCTGGGGATTTTTGGGCAAGAGCCGTGCCGAGGCTCAACCTGTGGATGTCTCCCAGCCGCACTATTTCAACCTGATTCGCGCCGCCCTCAACGCGCTGGAAATCGCGGAAAAGACCGATCTGCTTAAAAAAAAAGATCGACTCCTAGCTGAAAAAGACCAGCACATCAACGCGCTCACCCAGCAGCTTGCCCATTTGCAGCAGCAGTTAGACCGTCTCTCCGCCGAACAGCCGCAGACTCCGCGCTCCCAGACCGAGGCCGAACCGGATCACGCCGAAAATCAACTGCGCCGACCAGCCACCATCCCACAACCGCAAGCCCAAATCGACACAATGATCGACACAATGCAGGATGCGGTCTCGGCGGAATTTGCGTTGGAATCTGCATTACCGAATCAGCAGGCGGGTTCTGCAAGCCCAACGCCCAGCGCCCCAGTCTTTCCTCAACCTGCTTTCCCCAAACCTGCATTTCCCAAAAACATAAAAGCGCACCTTGGCAAGAAAGTCTGGTATTGCCTCAATGCCCAAAGCCAGCAGGACTTACAAACGGCTCAACGGCTGATGGGCGAGTCTGGGGGAGAAACGGACGCTGCCGCAGCGGATTATGCCGATTATGCTGCTGCCGATTATGCTGCCGTGGGGCGATCGCTCTGTGCGGTTGTGCTGCGGGAAGTCGTCGAGCCGTTTATCGCCGCGCTGGGTGAATATTGGCTAGAGCAGACAGGCGACACGCAGCTTGGCGACCTTTCGCTCGATCCAGAGGAGTTCAAAACGCCCAACGCCCTGCATATTTTGGCGATGCTCCTTGCGCCCACTTGGCAAGCCATTCGAGAATCCGCGCTGAAGATGCCGCTGGAACCCGCCGCTGTGGATCTCTACGTCTCAGCAGGCAACCCCGACGACGAAGCCGCAGCGGATGCCCGCTATCAGGTTACGGAGTTTCTGCAAACCTGGGAGCATCCGCTGGCAGGCTGGATGCAACGCGACCCCACGGCCGCCGCGAGTCTGTTGGCGCAGGTCGGTCAGTTAGCTCATGGCACGCTTGAGCAAGGGCGATCGCGCTATGCCTGGCAAATCAGCCTATTGCAGCAAAAGATTTTAGGACAGTCCTCTGAATCGGGGCTATTGCAATCGATCTATGGCGGCCTGTAG
- a CDS encoding 2-hydroxyacid dehydrogenase yields the protein MKVAVFSTEPYDRKFLDAANAAAGSPHELVYFDVRLEPKTALLAAGFPAVCVFVNDDVSADTLRSLADGGTRLVALRCTGYNNVDLEVAAELDMKVVRVVAYSPYSVAEHAAGLIQMLNRKLYRAYSRVRDDNFSLNGLLGFDLHGKTVGVVGTGKIGVIFAQIMHGFGCHLLGYDPYPNSKFEALEDARYVDLPELLAHSDIISLHCPLTPENHHLINPTTIAQMKDGVMLINTSRGKLIDTKAAIAGIKSGKIGYLGIDVYEEEEELFFRDLSDTVIQDDTFQLLQSFPNVVVTAHQAFFTREALNDITTTTITSISDFEQGNPLKDEVKLPQKVATPA from the coding sequence ATGAAGGTTGCTGTTTTTAGTACCGAGCCTTACGATCGCAAGTTTTTGGATGCTGCCAATGCGGCGGCCGGGTCGCCTCACGAACTCGTTTATTTTGATGTCCGTCTGGAACCCAAAACAGCGCTTCTCGCGGCTGGCTTTCCCGCCGTCTGCGTGTTTGTGAACGATGACGTAAGTGCTGACACCCTCCGTTCCCTGGCAGACGGAGGAACCCGCCTCGTCGCTTTGCGCTGCACAGGATATAACAACGTCGATTTGGAAGTGGCCGCCGAGTTGGACATGAAAGTCGTGCGGGTGGTTGCTTACTCTCCCTACTCCGTGGCGGAACATGCGGCCGGGCTGATTCAAATGCTCAATCGCAAGCTCTACCGGGCCTATAGCCGAGTGCGCGACGACAATTTTTCGCTCAATGGGCTACTGGGCTTTGATCTGCACGGCAAAACGGTTGGCGTAGTGGGTACGGGCAAAATCGGCGTGATTTTTGCCCAGATTATGCACGGCTTCGGCTGCCACCTGCTGGGCTACGACCCCTACCCCAACTCCAAGTTTGAAGCGTTGGAAGATGCCCGCTATGTAGATTTGCCAGAACTCCTGGCTCACTCAGACATCATCTCGCTGCACTGCCCGCTAACCCCTGAAAATCATCACCTGATTAACCCCACCACGATCGCCCAAATGAAAGATGGTGTCATGCTGATCAACACCAGCCGGGGCAAGCTGATTGACACCAAAGCGGCGATCGCAGGCATTAAATCGGGCAAAATCGGCTATCTAGGCATCGATGTCTACGAAGAAGAGGAGGAGCTATTTTTCCGAGACCTCTCCGACACCGTGATTCAAGACGACACCTTCCAGCTTTTGCAGTCCTTCCCGAACGTCGTCGTCACGGCACACCAGGCCTTCTTCACTCGCGAAGCCTTGAACGACATCACCACCACCACCATCACTAGCATCAGCGACTTTGAGCAGGGCAACCCCCTCAAGGATGAGGTAAAACTGCCGCAGAAGGTCGCCACGCCTGCCTGA
- a CDS encoding PspA/IM30 family protein, producing the protein MGLFDRVSRVVRANLNAAVSSAEDPEKILDQALIDMQEDLIQMRQAVASAIASQKRMQQQYNQAQTEANNWQQRAQLALQKGDESLAREALNRKKVQLDTSAALKTQLDQQSATVDTLKRNLIALEGKIAEAKTKKDMLKARASAAKANEQLQNTVGKLGTSTAMGAFERMEEKVLQMEARSQAAAELAGTDLEMQFAQLESSTDVDAELEAMKAQLIGGASPAQSQLPASAPSTTTTDASVDAELEQLKTQLDQL; encoded by the coding sequence ATGGGACTGTTTGATCGTGTAAGCCGGGTGGTGCGAGCCAACCTCAACGCCGCCGTTAGCTCTGCCGAAGACCCCGAAAAGATTCTGGATCAGGCGCTGATCGACATGCAGGAAGACCTGATCCAAATGCGTCAGGCGGTGGCCAGCGCGATCGCCAGCCAAAAGCGAATGCAGCAGCAATACAACCAGGCGCAGACCGAAGCGAACAACTGGCAGCAGCGGGCCCAATTGGCGCTGCAAAAAGGCGACGAAAGCCTTGCCCGCGAAGCGCTAAACCGCAAGAAAGTGCAGCTTGACACCTCAGCCGCGCTAAAGACCCAGCTTGATCAGCAGAGCGCCACGGTTGACACGCTCAAGCGCAACCTGATCGCCCTAGAAGGCAAGATCGCCGAAGCCAAAACCAAAAAAGACATGCTCAAGGCGCGGGCCAGCGCCGCCAAAGCCAACGAGCAACTGCAAAACACCGTCGGCAAGCTGGGCACCAGCACCGCAATGGGTGCATTTGAGCGGATGGAAGAAAAGGTGCTGCAAATGGAAGCCCGCTCCCAGGCTGCTGCCGAGCTAGCCGGAACCGACCTGGAAATGCAGTTTGCTCAGCTAGAGTCGAGTACAGACGTGGATGCTGAACTGGAAGCCATGAAGGCACAACTGATCGGCGGCGCGTCGCCCGCTCAGAGCCAACTGCCTGCGTCTGCCCCCAGCACCACCACAACCGATGCTTCGGTGGATGCCGAGCTAGAGCAACTGAAAACCCAGCTTGACCAGCTTTAA